One genomic window of Haloarchaeobius salinus includes the following:
- a CDS encoding CopD family protein gives MSTIDVVVRMIHSITAAAWVGSVLFVAFGLLPSALDGSLNASPSQAIVSRFRWLSRGCSALLFVTGGHLAGTLYTVDSLTGSARGHLVLAMLALWFVLTGLVEVAAGKLDRGFDDQKVRSPARQAKPFLYAASVVAVLLLVDATLIVYGSGLVY, from the coding sequence ATGTCCACCATCGACGTCGTCGTCCGGATGATCCACAGCATCACCGCGGCCGCCTGGGTCGGGAGCGTGCTGTTCGTCGCGTTCGGGCTGCTCCCCTCCGCGCTCGACGGGTCGCTCAACGCCAGTCCCTCGCAGGCAATCGTCTCGCGGTTCCGCTGGCTCTCGCGTGGCTGCTCCGCGCTGCTGTTCGTGACCGGCGGCCACCTCGCCGGCACGCTCTACACCGTCGACTCGCTCACCGGGAGCGCGCGCGGTCACCTCGTGCTCGCGATGCTCGCGCTCTGGTTCGTCCTCACCGGCCTCGTCGAGGTCGCCGCCGGCAAGCTCGACCGCGGCTTCGACGACCAGAAGGTCCGCTCGCCCGCCCGCCAGGCGAAGCCCTTCCTCTACGCCGCCAGCGTCGTCGCCGTGCTCCTGCTCGTCGACGCGACGCTCATCGTCTACGGCTCCGGTCTCGTCTACTGA
- a CDS encoding winged helix-turn-helix domain-containing protein produces MADTGDTGDTGDTDDTGDTDDTDDESAPSDAFAALSDPVRLDILDALTDHHRTEGHAPIGFAALRRRVGVRDSGRFRYHLNQLRDRFVERTVDGYRLTATGARVAGAILAGTYTESVSLGPAELDSTCPFCGSPAVATVREGQCVVSCAGEHPLFSWHVPANAATDASLSEVVDLAELLAFQAIEQALAGVCTQCYDGVETSVGTPDEPGFRAVCDTCPARLVGPISFPLLVDPDVAGWCRDHGYTLREDHVWEFPFVGEDASVEPAGDDADGELVVTVAIDDDSLTATLDGDGRVVAVDGN; encoded by the coding sequence ATGGCCGACACCGGCGACACCGGCGACACCGGCGACACCGACGACACCGGCGACACCGACGACACCGACGACGAGTCAGCGCCCTCCGACGCCTTCGCCGCGCTGAGCGACCCGGTCCGCCTGGACATCCTCGACGCGCTGACCGACCACCACCGGACCGAGGGCCACGCCCCCATCGGCTTCGCGGCGCTGCGCCGGCGGGTCGGGGTCCGTGACTCGGGACGCTTCCGCTACCACCTCAACCAGCTGCGTGACCGGTTCGTCGAGCGGACCGTCGACGGCTACCGGCTGACCGCAACCGGTGCGCGCGTCGCCGGGGCCATCCTCGCGGGCACCTACACCGAGTCGGTCTCGCTCGGGCCGGCCGAACTCGACAGCACGTGCCCGTTCTGTGGCAGTCCCGCGGTCGCGACGGTCCGCGAGGGGCAGTGCGTCGTCTCCTGCGCCGGGGAGCATCCGCTGTTCTCGTGGCACGTGCCCGCGAACGCGGCCACCGACGCGAGCCTGTCCGAGGTGGTCGACCTCGCCGAACTGCTCGCGTTCCAGGCCATCGAGCAGGCGCTCGCCGGCGTCTGCACCCAGTGCTACGACGGCGTCGAGACCAGCGTGGGTACCCCCGACGAGCCGGGCTTCCGCGCCGTCTGTGACACCTGCCCCGCTCGGCTCGTCGGCCCGATCAGCTTCCCGCTGCTCGTCGACCCCGACGTGGCCGGCTGGTGCCGCGACCACGGCTACACGCTCCGCGAGGACCACGTCTGGGAGTTCCCGTTCGTCGGCGAGGACGCGAGCGTCGAACCCGCCGGGGACGACGCCGACGGCGAGCTCGTCGTCACCGTCGCCATCGACGACGACAGCCTGACCGCCACGCTCGATGGAGACGGACGCGTCGTCGCGGTCGACGGGAACTGA
- the ygfZ gene encoding CAF17-like 4Fe-4S cluster assembly/insertion protein YgfZ, with translation MTVIESVHADHGATFTERGGRRVVDHYGRPERVHKAVRRVVGVIELGYGVLVVSGDDRVEFVDNAVSNRVPADDGQGCYALLLDPQGGIETDMYVYNAGERLLLFTPPQRAEPLAEDWAEKVFIQDVDIRVATDEFATFGVHGPKSTEKIASVLNGAGSPEGHLSFDRGSMGDDGVTVIASDAPAGDEGYEVVCSADAAASVFDTLVNHGLNAAPFGYRTWDALTLEAGTPTFDTELEGRIPNVAGIRNALDFEKGCYVGQEVVSRVENRGRPSKRLVGVEPDAVPESGAAVFAGDAAVGEVTRAVESPMLERPIALAYVEWDAADGETDLSVRYEGDETDAAVVDLPFVDGSDRSARLPAYPEA, from the coding sequence ATGACGGTCATCGAGTCGGTCCACGCGGACCACGGAGCCACGTTCACGGAGCGCGGCGGCCGTCGGGTCGTCGATCACTACGGACGTCCGGAGCGGGTGCACAAGGCCGTCCGGCGCGTCGTCGGCGTCATCGAGCTCGGCTACGGCGTCCTCGTCGTCTCCGGCGACGACCGCGTCGAGTTCGTCGACAACGCGGTCTCCAACCGGGTTCCGGCGGACGACGGCCAGGGCTGTTACGCGCTGCTCCTCGACCCGCAGGGCGGCATCGAGACGGACATGTACGTCTACAACGCGGGCGAGCGACTCCTGCTCTTTACGCCGCCCCAGCGCGCCGAACCGCTCGCCGAGGACTGGGCCGAGAAGGTGTTCATCCAGGACGTCGATATCCGGGTCGCCACCGACGAGTTCGCCACCTTCGGCGTCCACGGCCCGAAGTCCACCGAGAAGATAGCGAGCGTACTGAACGGCGCGGGCAGCCCGGAGGGCCACCTCTCGTTCGACCGCGGCTCGATGGGCGACGACGGCGTCACCGTCATCGCCAGCGACGCGCCCGCCGGCGACGAGGGCTACGAGGTCGTCTGCAGCGCCGACGCCGCCGCCAGCGTGTTCGACACGCTCGTCAACCACGGACTGAACGCCGCGCCGTTCGGCTACCGGACGTGGGACGCGCTGACGCTCGAAGCCGGGACGCCCACGTTCGACACCGAACTCGAAGGGAGGATCCCGAACGTCGCCGGTATCCGGAACGCGCTCGACTTCGAGAAGGGCTGCTACGTCGGCCAGGAGGTCGTCTCCCGCGTCGAGAACCGCGGTCGCCCGAGCAAGCGGCTGGTCGGGGTGGAGCCCGACGCAGTCCCCGAGTCCGGCGCGGCCGTCTTCGCTGGCGACGCCGCCGTCGGCGAGGTAACGCGTGCCGTCGAGAGCCCGATGCTGGAGCGGCCGATCGCGCTGGCGTACGTCGAGTGGGACGCCGCCGACGGCGAGACGGACCTGAGCGTCCGGTACGAGGGTGACGAAACCGACGCCGCGGTCGTCGACCTGCCGTTCGTCGACGGGAGCGACCGCTCCGCCAGACTGCCGGCGTACCCCGAAGCGTAG
- a CDS encoding DUF7093 family protein: MGLMCSLRGHDWSERELEDERDERGNEVVLTVREYEVCSRCDARNLVSENTEVTSVASTEDEADEADEADETAADGTTADTGQHADTEGGDDTTVDDAATEVVEGGVGEDGIGEDGVGEDGVGEDAADAVVEGDDAAIIVDAEDGDEADTAAADATEEPAAATDEPAVDPAEEDAMVMTDDDDEPSGAGTDADATEATPDASASSADPHEDPTTDDGVILPGETESSTDDERGHGEWPEHEQAAAPESGEATAWPEHETDDDGYDAQVPDDEAADVEFGGGLAPEAEDDAGDAEPEEGHDAEFVDNAVGRAPERERAEPEPGRSTDGESVTGIASASEVTAPSEGTSTSPDAQLVCPACGNAESRSRTSLRAGDICPECKRGYLAETDE, translated from the coding sequence ATGGGTCTGATGTGTTCGCTCCGTGGTCACGACTGGAGCGAGAGGGAACTGGAGGACGAGCGCGACGAGCGCGGGAACGAGGTCGTGCTGACGGTCCGGGAGTACGAGGTCTGCTCTCGCTGCGACGCCCGGAACCTCGTCAGCGAGAACACGGAGGTCACGTCGGTCGCGAGCACCGAGGACGAGGCGGACGAGGCGGACGAGGCGGACGAGACGGCTGCGGACGGGACGACCGCGGACACTGGACAGCACGCCGACACCGAGGGCGGCGACGACACCACGGTCGACGATGCGGCGACAGAGGTGGTGGAGGGCGGCGTCGGCGAGGACGGTATCGGCGAGGACGGCGTCGGCGAGGACGGCGTCGGCGAGGACGCCGCCGACGCGGTCGTCGAGGGTGACGACGCCGCCATCATCGTCGACGCCGAGGACGGCGATGAGGCCGACACGGCTGCGGCCGACGCCACCGAGGAACCGGCGGCGGCGACCGACGAGCCGGCAGTCGACCCCGCGGAGGAGGATGCGATGGTCATGACGGACGACGACGACGAACCGAGCGGGGCTGGCACGGACGCCGATGCGACCGAGGCCACTCCCGACGCGTCGGCGTCCTCGGCCGACCCCCACGAGGACCCCACGACGGACGACGGCGTCATCCTCCCCGGCGAGACGGAGTCGTCGACCGACGACGAGCGTGGCCACGGCGAGTGGCCGGAGCACGAGCAGGCGGCCGCCCCGGAGTCCGGCGAGGCCACGGCGTGGCCCGAGCACGAGACCGACGACGACGGCTACGACGCACAGGTCCCCGACGACGAGGCGGCCGACGTGGAGTTCGGCGGCGGCCTCGCACCGGAGGCCGAAGACGACGCCGGGGACGCCGAACCCGAGGAGGGCCACGACGCCGAGTTCGTCGACAACGCGGTCGGACGTGCGCCAGAGCGCGAGCGGGCGGAGCCCGAGCCGGGACGGTCGACCGACGGCGAGAGCGTCACCGGCATCGCCAGCGCGAGCGAGGTCACCGCGCCCTCGGAGGGCACGAGCACGAGCCCCGACGCCCAGCTCGTCTGCCCGGCCTGTGGCAACGCCGAGAGCCGGTCGCGCACCTCGCTGCGAGCCGGCGACATCTGTCCGGAGTGCAAGCGGGGCTACCTGGCGGAGACGGACGAGTGA
- a CDS encoding riboflavin synthase: MFTGIVEETGEIVGVTDADDGRRLRIAGDVVLSDVGHGASISVSGVCLTVEAYDEETFEVFLAEETVAKTYLGDVAVGDPVNLERAMPADGRFDGHVVQGHVDTTATVRAVESVGEDWRFAFDLPDGYGRYVVEKGSVTLDGISLTVAERDAEGFSVAIVPTTYELTNLSTKEPGDPVHLEVDVVAKYVENMLGERATAGE, encoded by the coding sequence ATGTTCACGGGAATCGTCGAGGAGACGGGCGAGATCGTCGGGGTCACGGACGCCGACGACGGTCGTCGCCTCCGTATCGCGGGCGACGTGGTGCTCTCGGACGTGGGCCACGGCGCGAGCATCAGCGTCAGCGGCGTCTGCCTGACCGTCGAGGCGTACGACGAGGAGACGTTCGAGGTGTTCCTGGCCGAGGAGACCGTCGCGAAGACGTACCTCGGGGACGTGGCGGTCGGCGACCCCGTCAATCTGGAGCGGGCGATGCCGGCGGACGGGCGGTTCGACGGCCACGTGGTGCAGGGCCACGTCGACACGACGGCGACGGTGCGGGCGGTGGAGTCGGTCGGCGAGGACTGGCGGTTCGCGTTCGACCTGCCCGACGGCTACGGGCGGTACGTGGTCGAGAAGGGCTCGGTGACGCTGGACGGCATCAGCCTCACGGTCGCGGAGCGGGACGCCGAGGGGTTCTCCGTCGCCATCGTGCCGACGACGTACGAGCTGACGAACCTGTCGACGAAGGAGCCCGGCGACCCGGTCCACCTGGAGGTCGACGTCGTCGCCAAGTACGTCGAGAACATGCTGGGCGAGCGGGCGACGGCTGGCGAGTAG
- a CDS encoding DUF5611 family protein → MKEYKMRRGEYLEERIPDLESTVEEYFGPITGTEEYKGSDLFVIAEPDNPVFERVVAGAVSYSGKKDKLAVEFHERDVADLGPDELEAAGDAVDRKNDFLLEATGRDAKSRRKSMKRSVEDDPDHDVDA, encoded by the coding sequence ATGAAGGAGTACAAGATGCGACGCGGCGAGTACCTCGAGGAACGAATCCCGGACCTCGAATCGACCGTCGAGGAGTACTTCGGTCCCATCACAGGCACCGAGGAGTACAAGGGGAGCGACCTGTTCGTCATCGCGGAGCCCGACAACCCCGTGTTCGAGCGCGTCGTCGCCGGTGCCGTCTCCTACTCCGGCAAGAAGGACAAACTCGCCGTCGAGTTCCACGAGCGCGACGTCGCCGACCTGGGCCCCGACGAGCTGGAGGCCGCCGGCGACGCCGTCGACAGGAAGAACGACTTCCTGCTCGAGGCGACCGGTCGCGACGCCAAGTCCCGCCGCAAGTCGATGAAGCGGTCGGTCGAGGACGACCCCGACCACGACGTCGACGCCTGA
- a CDS encoding DUF6432 family protein: MKAKREYRDRDEIDVSVLDALVDRQHDGMTVFELRSHVEVEIDALEDALAGLKDDGLIVVEQPSASRTVIKPAERVVPDPEDLEDDPSLVDELRRRLPF, from the coding sequence ATGAAGGCAAAGCGGGAGTACCGGGACCGGGACGAGATCGACGTTTCGGTGCTCGACGCCCTCGTCGACCGCCAGCACGACGGGATGACCGTCTTCGAACTGCGGTCGCACGTCGAGGTCGAGATCGACGCCCTCGAGGACGCCCTGGCCGGGCTGAAGGACGACGGCCTCATCGTCGTCGAACAGCCGTCGGCCTCGCGGACCGTCATCAAGCCTGCCGAGAGGGTCGTCCCCGATCCCGAGGACCTGGAAGACGACCCCTCCCTCGTCGACGAGCTCCGTCGTCGGCTGCCGTTCTAG
- a CDS encoding DUF402 domain-containing protein → MTVRLRGIYTTALTQLLLDAGVDVVQASPPIQRRFADHDADLAAVPDAAAVETTDDRQGVGIHGDAGVVTTVREVCTGVGRDALSWPDPAGRGAVVDGVVTETLGSGAVVDCGDFEGFLPFGATDGYVEDGDALRVQVTDPTPPWGDDRAELTTELTVQTGLVELSRGRSGASANVPGDRATELVRTVELLSADVPDGWGLRWQRAAEDAEMDALGDALAGAVERAEALDAAVADAPPIEDNVGSDDPVVADGEATVWVWFGRESRFGLDEARREVESTMIGHHRVKTAARSANTAVDFVEAVCDDPGEGEFPFRAVSEGFGPRLGDRLGIHHGKPEGRAFTLGRGEVTEFDPDAGTLTVERSMTGGGTYDALGTPRESGDTAVTKLKEGRWWYPTVYRDSEGESKGTYVNICTPVELFPDVARYVDLHVDVVRHGDGTVERVDDDELDDAVAAGHVPEPLAERARQVATAVERALD, encoded by the coding sequence ATGACGGTCCGGCTCCGGGGCATCTACACGACCGCGCTGACCCAGCTCCTGCTCGATGCCGGCGTGGACGTGGTGCAGGCGTCGCCGCCGATCCAGCGTCGGTTCGCCGACCACGACGCCGACCTCGCGGCGGTCCCCGACGCCGCCGCGGTCGAGACGACCGACGACAGGCAGGGTGTCGGCATCCACGGGGACGCCGGGGTCGTCACGACGGTCCGCGAGGTCTGCACCGGCGTCGGCCGTGACGCGCTCTCGTGGCCCGACCCGGCGGGCCGCGGTGCGGTCGTCGACGGCGTCGTCACGGAGACGCTGGGCTCCGGCGCGGTCGTCGACTGCGGCGACTTCGAGGGCTTCCTCCCGTTCGGCGCGACCGACGGCTACGTCGAGGACGGCGACGCGCTCCGCGTGCAGGTGACCGACCCGACGCCGCCCTGGGGCGACGACCGCGCCGAGCTGACGACCGAGCTGACGGTGCAGACCGGGCTCGTCGAGCTCTCGCGCGGGCGCTCCGGCGCGTCCGCGAACGTGCCCGGCGACCGTGCCACCGAGCTCGTCCGGACGGTCGAGCTGCTCTCGGCCGACGTCCCCGACGGCTGGGGGCTCCGCTGGCAGCGTGCCGCCGAGGACGCCGAGATGGATGCACTGGGCGACGCACTCGCGGGGGCCGTCGAACGCGCCGAGGCCCTCGACGCGGCGGTCGCCGACGCGCCACCCATCGAGGACAACGTCGGGAGCGACGACCCGGTGGTCGCCGACGGCGAGGCGACGGTCTGGGTCTGGTTCGGCCGCGAGAGCCGGTTCGGGCTGGACGAGGCCCGGCGCGAGGTCGAGTCGACGATGATCGGCCACCACCGCGTGAAGACGGCGGCCCGGTCGGCCAACACCGCCGTCGACTTCGTGGAGGCCGTCTGCGACGACCCCGGCGAGGGTGAGTTCCCGTTCCGCGCCGTCAGCGAGGGCTTCGGGCCGCGGCTGGGCGACCGTCTCGGCATCCACCACGGCAAGCCCGAGGGTCGGGCGTTCACGCTCGGCCGGGGCGAGGTCACCGAGTTCGACCCGGACGCGGGCACGCTCACCGTCGAGCGGTCGATGACCGGCGGCGGCACCTACGACGCGCTCGGCACGCCACGCGAGTCCGGCGACACAGCCGTCACGAAGCTGAAGGAGGGTCGCTGGTGGTACCCGACGGTGTACCGCGATTCGGAGGGGGAATCGAAGGGCACCTACGTCAACATCTGCACGCCCGTCGAGCTGTTCCCCGACGTGGCCCGGTACGTCGACCTGCACGTCGACGTGGTGAGACACGGGGACGGCACCGTCGAACGGGTCGACGACGACGAGCTCGACGATGCGGTCGCGGCCGGTCACGTCCCCGAGCCGCTCGCCGAGAGGGCCCGGCAGGTCGCGACCGCCGTCGAGCGGGCGCTCGACTAG
- a CDS encoding AsnC family transcriptional regulator produces the protein MRDLDDTDIEILRLLAADARRSFASIGDEVGLSGPAVSDRVSRLEEVGVVRRFTVDVDRSQLRDGTPVLARLALEPGASGEVAAALRAADATEHVFTTADGDVTVHARVPDAAVHRWLDGIVDVSQVRGLEVELVADSEWSPSVGGVDFALSCAECDNTVTSEGTSARIGDDVYQFCCGSCEARFRDRYEELDAGV, from the coding sequence ATGCGCGACCTCGACGACACCGACATCGAGATCCTCCGCCTGCTCGCCGCCGACGCCCGCCGCTCGTTCGCCAGCATCGGCGACGAGGTCGGCCTCTCCGGCCCCGCCGTCTCCGACCGCGTCTCGCGGCTCGAGGAGGTCGGCGTCGTCCGCCGGTTCACCGTCGACGTCGACCGCTCGCAGCTCCGCGACGGCACGCCCGTCCTCGCCCGCCTCGCCCTCGAACCCGGGGCAAGCGGCGAGGTCGCCGCCGCGCTCCGCGCCGCCGACGCCACCGAGCACGTGTTCACGACCGCCGACGGCGACGTGACCGTCCACGCCCGCGTCCCCGACGCGGCCGTCCACCGCTGGCTCGACGGTATCGTGGACGTCTCGCAGGTGCGGGGTCTCGAGGTCGAACTCGTCGCCGACTCCGAGTGGTCGCCGAGCGTGGGCGGGGTGGACTTCGCGCTCTCCTGTGCGGAGTGCGACAACACCGTGACGAGCGAGGGCACCTCGGCCCGCATCGGCGACGACGTCTACCAGTTCTGCTGTGGCTCCTGCGAGGCGCGGTTCCGGGACCGGTACGAGGAGCTGGACGCTGGCGTGTAG
- a CDS encoding PrsW family intramembrane metalloprotease, translating to MSPRRDPIERAADRGRDLYEVATWDQRSEFDGIAVAIYEGLRPAARWVVIGVATIITLALFAFGGLATVSNPIVGTFVLLSLVPALLLAGYVYRSDVTTREPLPMLAGTFLLAVVFSTFASIVNTFTSAVFASVGLSTQGFVGGVLFFLFIVGPGEEFVKWLAVRIYAFRRAEFDAVIDGAVYGAVAGLGFATIENAFYITQFIEATGTSVSIVEAGSNIAALRALAGPGHVIYSGIAGFYLGLAKFNREHYGPIVVKGLLLAALFHAVYNITVGYVPGIISLVSPLDGFAASIVYIVAYDTVIGLFLYRKLRNYKRAYRETGVLEHRNRADDPELAEFDSPPRR from the coding sequence ATGAGTCCACGACGGGACCCGATAGAGCGCGCCGCCGACCGCGGGCGGGACCTGTACGAGGTCGCGACCTGGGACCAGCGCAGCGAGTTCGACGGGATCGCCGTCGCGATCTACGAGGGACTCCGACCGGCCGCGCGCTGGGTCGTCATCGGCGTCGCGACGATCATCACGCTCGCGCTCTTTGCCTTCGGCGGCCTCGCCACCGTCTCGAACCCCATCGTCGGCACGTTCGTCCTCCTCTCGCTCGTCCCCGCGCTGCTGCTCGCCGGCTACGTCTACCGGAGCGACGTGACCACGCGCGAGCCCCTGCCGATGCTCGCCGGTACGTTCCTCCTCGCCGTCGTGTTCTCGACGTTCGCGAGCATCGTCAACACGTTCACGAGCGCCGTCTTCGCGAGCGTCGGCCTCTCGACGCAGGGGTTCGTCGGCGGCGTGCTCTTCTTCCTGTTCATCGTCGGCCCGGGCGAGGAGTTCGTGAAGTGGCTCGCGGTCCGCATCTACGCCTTCCGGCGTGCCGAGTTCGACGCGGTCATCGACGGCGCGGTGTACGGTGCCGTCGCCGGCCTCGGCTTCGCCACCATCGAGAACGCCTTCTACATCACCCAGTTCATCGAGGCGACCGGCACCAGCGTCTCCATCGTCGAGGCCGGGTCGAACATCGCCGCCCTGCGCGCGCTCGCCGGCCCCGGCCACGTCATCTACTCCGGCATCGCCGGCTTCTATCTGGGCCTCGCGAAGTTCAACCGCGAGCACTACGGCCCCATCGTCGTCAAGGGGCTCCTGCTGGCCGCGCTGTTCCACGCCGTCTACAACATCACCGTCGGCTACGTCCCCGGCATCATCTCCCTCGTCTCGCCGCTGGACGGCTTCGCCGCCAGCATCGTCTACATCGTCGCCTACGACACCGTCATCGGGCTGTTCCTCTACCGGAAGCTCCGGAACTACAAACGCGCCTACCGGGAGACCGGCGTGCTCGAACACCGGAACCGGGCTGACGACCCCGAGCTCGCCGAGTTCGACAGCCCACCCCGTCGCTGA
- a CDS encoding metallophosphoesterase, translating into MSDDTAASASGSVAADARDSVATLYGAPTIVSLSDVHGYLDRARSALLTLSDHDAFDPIVEERDDGRLHWAGNDYVFVFNGDAVDRGPDSAGCLALVDRLRDEAPEGHVRQHLGNHEWFCLLPNDPEDGSWYCDAVPDDRRRAMYDAIVDGDMAVAYEGYNYTYSHAGQPDGVDPAAVNDEAAAAAADLRSVVGTSEDDLRSVVDRFGEYPVFDAGLHILDGGDGHVKGPGAGPLWLGFDHLPAAAPPQIVGHTRHEEPTRTGNVVCGDVVLNNRETPGGEAVLVETPDSLRALVRQGGGGVELREV; encoded by the coding sequence ATGAGTGATGACACCGCCGCCAGCGCGAGCGGATCGGTCGCCGCCGATGCACGTGACTCGGTCGCCACCCTCTACGGGGCCCCAACCATCGTCAGCCTGAGCGACGTTCACGGCTACCTCGACCGGGCCCGCAGCGCGCTCCTGACGCTCTCGGACCACGACGCCTTCGACCCCATCGTCGAGGAGCGGGACGACGGCCGGCTGCACTGGGCCGGCAACGACTACGTCTTCGTGTTCAACGGCGACGCGGTCGACCGCGGGCCGGACTCCGCGGGCTGTCTCGCCCTGGTCGACCGGCTCCGTGACGAAGCGCCCGAGGGCCACGTGCGCCAGCATCTGGGCAACCACGAGTGGTTCTGCCTGCTCCCGAACGACCCCGAGGACGGCAGCTGGTACTGCGACGCCGTCCCCGACGACCGACGGCGTGCCATGTACGACGCCATCGTCGACGGCGACATGGCCGTCGCCTACGAGGGGTACAACTACACGTACAGCCACGCCGGCCAGCCCGACGGCGTCGACCCCGCTGCGGTGAACGACGAGGCAGCGGCGGCCGCCGCGGACCTGCGCTCGGTCGTCGGCACGTCCGAGGACGACCTCCGGAGCGTCGTCGACCGGTTCGGCGAGTATCCCGTGTTCGACGCCGGCCTCCACATCCTCGACGGGGGCGACGGCCACGTGAAGGGCCCGGGCGCTGGCCCGCTCTGGCTCGGCTTCGACCACCTTCCGGCGGCCGCACCACCGCAGATCGTCGGCCACACCCGCCACGAGGAGCCCACGAGAACCGGGAACGTCGTCTGTGGGGACGTGGTATTGAACAACCGCGAGACACCGGGCGGCGAGGCCGTGCTCGTCGAGACGCCGGACTCGCTGCGGGCGCTGGTCAGGCAGGGCGGCGGCGGTGTGGAACTGCGGGAGGTGTAG
- a CDS encoding DUF3267 domain-containing protein: protein MYVDPDPECHEDGWGTARSTAVGATVALAVGGAYVATYGLDQYLTYADVLPAGELLQFAVIAAVFVVHEAVHAAAYATVGRCSWDEIRVEAGIDFGDGFDPVHGSVHPTRPVRRTAYWLCLAAPTLLLGVVPAAVGLTTGSALATFVGIVGLLLVSTDVGPAVTAWRHPERVAVPAPSG, encoded by the coding sequence ATGTACGTCGACCCGGACCCCGAATGCCACGAGGACGGCTGGGGGACGGCCCGCTCGACTGCCGTCGGCGCGACCGTCGCCCTCGCCGTCGGCGGCGCGTACGTCGCCACGTACGGTCTCGACCAGTACCTCACCTACGCCGACGTGCTGCCCGCGGGCGAACTCCTCCAGTTCGCCGTCATCGCCGCCGTGTTCGTCGTCCACGAGGCCGTCCACGCCGCCGCCTACGCGACGGTCGGGCGCTGCTCGTGGGACGAGATACGGGTCGAGGCCGGCATCGACTTCGGCGACGGGTTCGACCCGGTCCACGGCTCGGTGCATCCGACGCGGCCGGTCCGCCGCACGGCGTACTGGCTCTGCCTCGCCGCGCCCACACTGCTGCTCGGCGTCGTCCCGGCCGCGGTCGGACTCACCACCGGGAGCGCGCTGGCGACGTTCGTCGGCATCGTCGGGCTCCTGCTCGTCTCGACCGACGTCGGCCCCGCCGTCACGGCGTGGCGACACCCCGAGCGGGTCGCGGTGCCCGCCCCGTCGGGATGA
- a CDS encoding DUF7532 family protein codes for MHFDQRTQAALREVGLTTEELQAASEGVVERVADTAAALEEFFETNDVVYSDMDQAHSTAEFPEHTVEYCDVTTHAAEMRGWLRFSTWGVYIEDGRLLDDGTVELTLGPSVHDRVRFAPTRDAL; via the coding sequence ATGCACTTCGACCAGCGGACGCAGGCCGCCCTGCGCGAGGTCGGCCTGACGACCGAGGAGCTACAGGCCGCCTCCGAGGGCGTCGTCGAACGCGTCGCCGACACGGCCGCCGCGCTCGAGGAGTTCTTCGAGACGAACGACGTGGTCTACTCGGACATGGACCAGGCGCACTCGACGGCCGAGTTCCCCGAGCACACCGTCGAGTACTGCGACGTGACGACCCACGCCGCCGAGATGCGCGGTTGGCTTCGCTTTTCCACCTGGGGCGTCTACATCGAGGACGGTCGACTGCTCGACGACGGCACCGTCGAGCTGACGCTGGGGCCGAGCGTCCACGACCGGGTGCGGTTCGCGCCGACCCGCGACGCACTATGA